In a single window of the Bacteroidales bacterium genome:
- a CDS encoding molybdopterin-dependent oxidoreductase → MLTNEDKKTNPEVSVQPEEIIQSIDNYGSEGFEINLHHQSGNFTGASARKGTLNTHGLISPKAAQGFDYLNDRSRIVRPLLRRSGQLEEVSWEEAFRIITERIRAVDPDENAFYSGARLTCEEIYMVQKLTRAGAGTNNVNCFHYMGRGIGYGHNASHCAPLCAIDTAGDIFIIGSKLQEDHPILGQLIAKRRSEGNASVQFVTTAPDLLNDKIADQVFTITSYYWFLRAANYFLLSGNLLNEKRLRQKIENYDEYKAAVMQEDFDELFAKSGICCIDQLAAFAKSFCSQPEVLLICSEKELSSNSCLEIANMTLLANAGAAADSLQPRRYLALKEKNNAQGVIEMGGCHKVAPGFLPYDAPGVVEHLEELWNVKNLPREILSPYKLLDQGLLKNIFVFGEDTVGCAVDKPRVDHWLNQVEFLMVQDYFITDTAARADLVLPASLPFETGGTYINTHKVRQTIEVQRKSVPIKNSLQQLATLLRNLGVNTTDSHHQIMQEANQLMPDPQQQTSPNLQFTRRDNMNRMFDFGCDILHKRIEEITH, encoded by the coding sequence ATGCTCACCAACGAAGATAAAAAGACCAATCCGGAAGTTTCGGTACAACCAGAAGAAATCATCCAAAGCATCGACAATTATGGCTCGGAAGGTTTTGAGATAAACCTTCATCACCAGTCCGGAAATTTTACCGGAGCCAGCGCACGGAAGGGCACGCTCAATACACATGGCTTGATCTCCCCGAAAGCAGCTCAGGGTTTTGATTATCTCAACGACCGTTCGCGCATTGTTCGTCCATTGCTGCGACGCAGCGGGCAGTTAGAGGAGGTGTCGTGGGAAGAGGCTTTTCGCATTATCACCGAACGTATCCGCGCTGTCGATCCCGACGAAAATGCTTTTTATTCCGGTGCCCGGCTTACCTGCGAAGAAATTTACATGGTGCAGAAACTGACCCGGGCTGGCGCCGGCACCAACAACGTCAACTGTTTCCATTACATGGGACGCGGCATTGGTTATGGCCACAACGCCAGCCACTGCGCACCGTTGTGCGCTATCGATACCGCCGGGGATATTTTTATTATCGGCAGCAAACTGCAGGAGGATCATCCAATTCTTGGTCAGCTTATCGCTAAAAGGCGAAGCGAGGGCAATGCGTCCGTTCAGTTTGTCACCACTGCGCCTGATTTGTTAAACGACAAAATAGCCGATCAGGTTTTTACCATCACAAGCTACTACTGGTTTTTGCGTGCAGCAAATTATTTTCTCCTTTCGGGAAATTTGCTCAATGAGAAGAGGCTGCGGCAGAAAATTGAAAACTATGACGAATACAAAGCTGCTGTGATGCAGGAGGATTTCGATGAGCTTTTCGCAAAGTCAGGCATTTGCTGCATTGATCAGTTGGCCGCTTTCGCTAAATCTTTTTGCAGTCAGCCGGAGGTTTTGTTGATTTGTTCCGAAAAAGAACTTTCGTCGAACAGTTGCCTGGAAATTGCAAATATGACCTTGCTGGCTAACGCCGGAGCTGCTGCTGATTCGTTGCAACCCCGTCGTTACCTAGCGCTCAAAGAAAAAAATAATGCGCAGGGTGTTATCGAAATGGGAGGCTGCCATAAAGTGGCGCCCGGTTTCCTGCCTTACGATGCTCCCGGCGTGGTGGAACATCTGGAGGAATTGTGGAATGTAAAAAATCTGCCACGCGAAATCCTGAGCCCATACAAGTTACTGGATCAGGGGTTGCTGAAAAATATCTTTGTTTTTGGAGAAGACACGGTGGGGTGTGCCGTCGATAAACCAAGAGTTGATCATTGGTTGAATCAGGTTGAGTTTTTGATGGTGCAGGATTATTTTATTACCGATACCGCCGCCCGCGCCGATCTGGTGTTGCCGGCCTCATTGCCTTTCGAAACTGGCGGAACCTACATCAATACGCATAAGGTACGGCAAACCATCGAAGTGCAGAGAAAGTCGGTGCCGATTAAAAATTCATTGCAACAACTTGCCACGCTGCTGCGTAATTTGGGTGTGAATACCACCGACAGCCATCACCAAATTATGCAAGAAGCCAATCAGCTTATGCCTGACCCGCAACAGCAGACGTCACCAAATTTGCAATTTACCCGGCGCGACAACATGAACCGGATGTTTGATTTTGGCTGCGACATTTTGCACAAAAGAATTGAGGAAATAACTCATTAA
- a CDS encoding KamA family protein has product MINTNNPRETIGMKAQRVLQRLLSEHPAIGAIFSQAPSPDGAAQALRRHAYEFLSNRKIALAFFNREETSRQAYRKLTWRDFGAIRILDYIDNTGRRFDDLNLHGDVIINRPFDALWQAIKNGRGGGSEDYFRDMLHLFRQFSGTTQRQLPEKDQLDIWMERHPSGLDKEMMEIRRQNRERILRVIISRIAQGIVKSERYKFDEGMSAEQKMERALQWWDTSHFHLKFAVRTPELLNEMLDDSLDAATMKKLRQAQQNGIPIFVNPYYLSLLNVDTSDFAAGTDQVLRDYVFVSQDLIDEFGQIVAWEKEDIVQPGEPNAAGWLLPSRHNIHRRYPEVAILIPDTVGRACGGLCVSCQRMYDFQSGRLNFDLDKLKPKEKWPEKLRGLLDYFENDAQLRDILITGGDALMSADKSIRLLLDSVYDMACRKIEANKKRPQGEKYAEMIRIRLGTRLPIYIPQRVTPELTAILAEFKAKASRIGFTQFVIQTHFVSAMEITPEVKQAIARLLSAGWIVTNQQVFTTAASVRGHTSKLRKTLNDIGVLTYYTFTVKGYQENKSNFATNARAVQEQIEEKSFGEIPFEYYDVIADFPLQAEQMVSKIDELRRQENLPFLGTDRNVLNMPGVGKSLRFRTIGITANGRRILEFDHDKNRRHSPIIHQMGRVVIIESKSMWQYLQQLETLGEDLAEYENLWGYSLGITEPRIPVYEYPKYDFGTTEEFTNFDISKNQ; this is encoded by the coding sequence ATGATCAATACCAATAATCCACGCGAAACGATAGGGATGAAGGCCCAGCGAGTGCTGCAGCGCCTGCTGAGTGAGCATCCTGCTATTGGCGCCATCTTTAGCCAGGCACCATCGCCCGATGGGGCTGCACAGGCGCTGCGCCGACACGCTTACGAGTTTCTCAGCAACCGCAAGATAGCACTTGCTTTTTTTAATCGGGAGGAAACTTCCCGGCAGGCCTACCGAAAGCTAACCTGGCGCGACTTTGGCGCCATACGGATCCTCGATTATATCGACAATACCGGACGCCGGTTCGACGACCTGAACCTCCACGGCGACGTTATTATCAACCGTCCTTTCGACGCACTGTGGCAGGCTATAAAAAATGGCCGTGGCGGCGGCAGCGAAGATTATTTCAGAGATATGCTGCACCTGTTTCGTCAGTTTAGCGGAACCACCCAACGGCAGCTTCCCGAAAAAGACCAACTCGACATCTGGATGGAAAGGCATCCGTCGGGGCTGGACAAAGAGATGATGGAGATACGGCGCCAAAACCGCGAACGTATTCTCCGTGTCATCATCAGCAGGATAGCGCAGGGAATTGTAAAAAGTGAGCGCTACAAATTCGACGAAGGCATGAGCGCCGAACAAAAGATGGAACGCGCGCTGCAATGGTGGGATACCAGCCATTTCCATCTCAAATTTGCTGTCAGAACGCCCGAGTTGCTCAACGAGATGCTCGACGACTCGCTCGATGCTGCTACCATGAAGAAATTGCGACAAGCACAGCAAAACGGGATTCCCATTTTTGTAAACCCTTATTATCTATCACTGCTTAATGTGGATACCTCCGATTTTGCCGCTGGTACCGACCAGGTGCTCCGCGATTATGTGTTTGTGAGCCAGGATTTGATAGATGAATTCGGACAGATTGTGGCTTGGGAAAAAGAAGATATTGTGCAGCCTGGCGAACCCAACGCCGCCGGCTGGCTGCTTCCTTCGCGTCATAATATCCACCGCCGTTATCCCGAAGTGGCCATCCTCATCCCCGACACTGTGGGCCGCGCCTGTGGCGGATTGTGTGTTTCGTGTCAGCGCATGTACGATTTTCAGAGTGGCCGTCTCAACTTCGACCTCGACAAGCTCAAACCCAAAGAAAAATGGCCGGAGAAGTTGCGCGGCCTGCTCGACTATTTCGAAAACGACGCACAACTGCGCGACATCCTCATCACCGGTGGCGATGCGCTGATGAGCGCCGACAAAAGCATCAGGCTGCTGCTCGACAGCGTTTACGATATGGCTTGTCGCAAAATAGAGGCAAACAAAAAGCGTCCGCAGGGCGAAAAATACGCCGAGATGATACGCATCCGGCTGGGCACGCGCCTGCCGATTTACATACCGCAGCGTGTTACGCCCGAACTCACCGCCATCCTCGCCGAATTTAAAGCCAAAGCCTCGCGCATTGGCTTTACGCAATTTGTGATACAAACGCATTTTGTCAGCGCCATGGAGATCACCCCCGAGGTGAAACAAGCCATCGCCCGGCTGCTCTCGGCAGGTTGGATCGTTACCAACCAGCAGGTTTTTACCACAGCGGCGTCCGTTCGCGGACACACCTCCAAGTTGCGCAAGACGCTCAATGACATTGGTGTGCTTACCTATTACACCTTTACGGTAAAAGGATACCAGGAGAATAAATCCAACTTTGCCACCAATGCCCGCGCTGTGCAGGAACAGATAGAAGAGAAGAGTTTTGGTGAAATACCTTTTGAATATTATGATGTAATCGCCGACTTTCCATTGCAGGCCGAGCAGATGGTAAGCAAGATTGATGAGCTGCGGCGTCAGGAGAATCTTCCATTTTTGGGCACCGACCGCAACGTGCTCAACATGCCAGGCGTAGGCAAAAGCCTGCGGTTTCGTACCATCGGCATCACCGCCAACGGACGCCGCATCTTGGAGTTCGACCACGACAAAAACCGTCGCCACAGTCCCATCATCCATCAGATGGGGCGCGTGGTAATCATCGAGAGTAAGTCGATGTGGCAATATTTGCAGCAGCTCGAAACGCTTGGCGAAGACCTAGCCGAATACGAAAATCTCTGGGGCTACAGCCTCGGCATTACCGAGCCGCGCATCCCTGTGTACGAATATCCAAAATATGACTTTGGAACTACAGAGGAGTTTACCAATTTCGACATCAGCAAGAATCAGTAA
- the deoC gene encoding deoxyribose-phosphate aldolase codes for MIAFNNYEHPYEAITERALAITSKTVSGAGRAAALKTILSCIDLTSLEGTDTSVKIFSMCEHAHSFSKQNSGLPDVAAVCFYMPFVAQARKQLEGTGVKVATVAGGFPHGQAPTEIKRAEVEYAVKAGAHEVDVVIDRGYMLANKCNEMQTQLEAMRKAAGKATLKVILETGELETVYKIRRASEIALNAGADFLKTSTGKTKPTATLQAVLIMLDTIKEFYEKTGRMVGIKPSGGIADPDDAIKYYLLVKEILGDAWLDKKYFRIGASRLADKVAAEIKG; via the coding sequence ATGATAGCTTTTAATAATTACGAACATCCCTACGAAGCCATTACCGAAAGGGCTTTGGCAATTACCAGCAAAACAGTTTCTGGCGCCGGACGTGCTGCAGCACTCAAAACTATCCTGAGCTGCATCGATCTTACCTCGCTGGAAGGCACCGACACTAGTGTTAAGATTTTTTCGATGTGCGAACATGCGCACAGCTTTTCCAAGCAGAATTCCGGACTTCCTGATGTTGCCGCAGTGTGTTTTTACATGCCCTTTGTGGCGCAGGCACGCAAGCAACTCGAAGGTACCGGCGTAAAAGTGGCAACCGTGGCGGGAGGCTTTCCGCACGGGCAGGCGCCTACAGAAATAAAACGTGCCGAGGTGGAGTATGCCGTGAAGGCCGGTGCCCACGAAGTGGACGTGGTGATAGACCGAGGATACATGCTGGCCAACAAATGCAATGAGATGCAGACACAGCTCGAAGCCATGCGCAAGGCAGCCGGCAAGGCTACCCTCAAAGTAATTCTGGAAACAGGTGAACTGGAGACCGTTTATAAAATCCGACGCGCTAGCGAGATAGCCCTCAATGCCGGTGCCGACTTCTTGAAAACTTCCACTGGGAAAACCAAGCCGACAGCTACACTGCAAGCCGTGCTCATTATGCTCGACACCATCAAAGAGTTTTATGAAAAAACCGGTAGAATGGTCGGCATAAAACCATCGGGTGGCATTGCCGATCCTGATGATGCCATCAAATATTACCTTTTGGTAAAAGAAATCCTGGGCGATGCCTGGCTCGATAAAAAATATTTCCGCATTGGCGCCAGCCGCCTGGCCGACAAAGTAGCAGCAGAGATAAAAGGGTAG
- a CDS encoding acyloxyacyl hydrolase — MRIIKAHISIIYLQTFFGLMLMLALPTILHAQEKQSRFIDRLSIESKINYGFIILHHPEMWALTDGYFPIVEASLLLQTDGRRNSQYQRHYPQIGLTYFYSDFGGSEPLGVMHALVPNMRLPLLRRDKIQITFGVGLGVAYLTKKFDRIENYQNLTIGSHYNAAVNFQLKTTLRLNSQLRVSAGISMTHVSNGTIKTPNYGLNMPALFAGLEYKITRRPIIFVKPEQIKKMRGKVNVRIGAAMALKENNDVWDKEFRVYIGQVSVGGYYNNTNRLLLDVDAVYDESTKYAMEADGVPVDKYEDVVKGGISLGHEWTFDRLSLLMNLGVYLYNAEYTDEQFYNKLGVGYRFTRYTYASVTLQAHWAKAEFLSFGLGIII, encoded by the coding sequence ATGCGCATCATTAAAGCCCATATTTCAATAATTTATTTGCAGACATTTTTCGGGCTGATGCTGATGCTTGCGCTGCCGACAATTTTACATGCTCAGGAAAAACAGTCGCGCTTTATCGACCGGCTTAGTATCGAAAGTAAAATTAATTACGGTTTTATCATACTGCATCATCCGGAGATGTGGGCGCTTACCGATGGTTACTTCCCGATTGTTGAAGCCAGCCTGCTGCTGCAAACCGATGGACGCCGCAATAGTCAATATCAGCGTCATTATCCGCAAATTGGTCTCACCTATTTTTATTCTGATTTTGGTGGCTCCGAACCCTTGGGAGTGATGCATGCATTGGTTCCAAACATGCGGCTGCCGCTGCTGCGCCGCGATAAAATCCAGATAACTTTCGGCGTAGGGCTGGGTGTTGCTTATCTTACCAAAAAATTCGACCGGATAGAAAATTATCAAAACCTTACCATTGGATCGCATTACAATGCAGCCGTAAATTTCCAGCTTAAAACCACCCTTCGACTTAATTCACAGCTTCGCGTCAGCGCAGGTATTTCGATGACACATGTTTCCAACGGCACCATCAAAACGCCCAATTATGGCCTGAACATGCCCGCACTTTTTGCAGGGCTGGAATATAAAATCACTCGTCGCCCTATTATCTTTGTGAAGCCTGAACAAATTAAAAAAATGAGAGGAAAAGTGAATGTGCGTATTGGTGCCGCCATGGCGCTGAAAGAAAACAATGATGTGTGGGACAAAGAGTTTCGGGTGTATATTGGGCAGGTGAGTGTGGGTGGCTATTACAACAACACCAACCGGCTGCTGCTCGACGTGGATGCTGTTTACGACGAATCGACGAAATACGCCATGGAAGCCGATGGTGTGCCGGTGGATAAATATGAAGATGTGGTTAAAGGAGGCATTAGCCTGGGACATGAGTGGACGTTCGACAGACTTTCGTTGTTGATGAATCTGGGCGTGTATCTTTACAATGCCGAATACACCGACGAACAGTTTTACAACAAGCTGGGCGTTGGTTATCGCTTTACCCGATACACTTATGCTTCGGTAACATTGCAGGCCCATTGGGCCAAAGCGGAGTTTCTGAGTTTTGGCCTGGGCATTATTATTTAA